In Candidatus Tanganyikabacteria bacterium, the following are encoded in one genomic region:
- a CDS encoding transketolase encodes MPIVDSRTGLEERYDADQLVEAAREMRALNLLAIHAARSGHPGGTLSIMDVAAALFLNEARLDPRDPGWDGRDKIFFSAGHKAPTLYVALAKAGYFSYEEVVTLRKVGSPFQGHPHAPGLAGVEVSSGSLGQGLGVAVGAALAARLDRRDTRIYCVMGDGEQQEGSIWEGVMSAAQFKLDNLCGIVDCNRLQIDGWVKDVMTVEPLEEKYKAFGWHVIRIDGHDMRKILNAFNEARHTSGKPTVILADTVKGKGVSFMENQASWHGVPTKDDAQLRQALADIACPALDNVRVEQLLSAAAAFQSANIVAVDAAHPKFSIGYWWNDLEDMKVEMEPTRFGFGSCLSRIGEDPRVCTIHADISGSIKISDFEAGHPERLDRVFSVGIAEQNMMQVAAGLALAGKIPITGTYGVFASGRPWDQIRTTICYDSLNVKIGGAHGGISVGPDGATHQALEEISLMAILPNMTVIVPCDSVETDRLCEVAFLGIKGPVYARFAREATPVVTSADTPLVFGQANVIRFRGRARRFADAFETVLASEYRGEGEDLTIVACGPMVPEAMRAAWLLKEEASLETRVLNVHTVKPLDREALLRAARETGVVLTAEEHQRGGFGGIVATALSCDRDFRMPLIFDMIGVDDRFGESGGPWELMRKLGLTAEHIAQRAMSLVSKRHQLASK; translated from the coding sequence ATGCCCATCGTCGATTCCCGCACCGGCCTCGAAGAGCGTTACGACGCCGATCAACTGGTGGAGGCAGCGCGCGAGATGCGCGCCCTGAACCTCCTGGCCATCCATGCGGCGCGATCGGGCCATCCCGGGGGCACCCTGTCCATCATGGACGTGGCGGCCGCCCTGTTCCTCAACGAGGCGCGCCTGGATCCGCGCGATCCGGGCTGGGACGGCCGCGACAAGATCTTCTTCTCGGCCGGCCACAAGGCGCCCACGCTGTACGTCGCCCTCGCCAAGGCCGGCTATTTTTCCTACGAGGAGGTCGTGACGCTCCGCAAGGTGGGCAGCCCGTTCCAGGGCCACCCGCACGCGCCCGGCCTGGCCGGCGTCGAGGTCTCGTCCGGGTCGCTGGGCCAGGGGCTGGGCGTCGCGGTCGGGGCGGCCCTGGCGGCGCGCCTCGACAGGCGGGACACCCGCATCTACTGCGTGATGGGCGACGGCGAGCAGCAGGAAGGGAGCATCTGGGAGGGCGTGATGAGCGCCGCCCAGTTCAAGCTGGACAACCTGTGCGGCATCGTGGACTGCAACAGGTTGCAGATCGACGGCTGGGTCAAGGACGTGATGACCGTCGAACCGCTGGAAGAGAAGTACAAGGCGTTCGGCTGGCACGTCATCCGCATCGACGGCCACGACATGCGCAAGATCCTGAACGCATTCAACGAGGCGCGCCACACCTCCGGCAAGCCCACGGTGATCCTGGCCGACACGGTCAAAGGCAAGGGCGTGTCCTTCATGGAGAACCAGGCGTCATGGCACGGGGTGCCCACCAAGGACGATGCCCAACTGCGGCAGGCCCTGGCCGACATCGCGTGCCCGGCCCTGGACAACGTGCGGGTGGAGCAGTTGCTCTCGGCGGCCGCGGCCTTCCAGAGCGCCAACATCGTCGCGGTCGACGCGGCGCATCCCAAGTTCAGCATCGGCTACTGGTGGAACGACCTGGAAGACATGAAGGTCGAGATGGAGCCCACCCGCTTCGGTTTTGGCTCCTGCCTGTCCCGCATCGGCGAGGACCCGCGAGTCTGCACCATTCACGCCGACATTTCGGGCTCCATCAAGATCTCCGACTTCGAGGCCGGCCACCCGGAGCGCCTGGATCGCGTCTTCTCGGTCGGCATCGCCGAGCAGAACATGATGCAGGTCGCCGCGGGCCTCGCCCTGGCGGGCAAGATCCCGATCACCGGCACGTACGGCGTATTCGCGTCCGGCCGGCCGTGGGACCAGATCCGCACGACCATCTGCTACGACAGCCTCAACGTCAAGATCGGCGGCGCGCACGGCGGGATTTCGGTCGGGCCCGACGGCGCCACCCACCAGGCCCTCGAGGAGATCTCCCTGATGGCCATCCTGCCGAACATGACGGTGATCGTGCCCTGCGACTCGGTCGAGACCGACAGGCTGTGCGAAGTGGCTTTCCTGGGCATCAAGGGCCCGGTCTACGCGCGGTTCGCCCGCGAGGCCACTCCCGTGGTGACCAGCGCCGACACGCCCCTCGTGTTCGGCCAGGCCAATGTCATCCGCTTCCGCGGCCGTGCCCGCCGCTTCGCCGACGCGTTCGAGACCGTCCTGGCCTCGGAGTACAGGGGCGAGGGCGAGGACCTGACCATCGTGGCGTGCGGTCCCATGGTGCCCGAGGCCATGCGCGCCGCGTGGCTGCTCAAGGAGGAGGCGAGCCTCGAGACGCGCGTTTTAAACGTGCACACGGTAAAGCCCCTCGATCGCGAGGCCCTGCTGCGGGCAGCCCGCGAAACCGGCGTCGTCCTGACGGCCGAGGAGCACCAGCGCGGCGGCTTCGGCGGCATCGTGGCGACGGCGCTGTCCTGCGACCGCGACTTCCGCATGCCGCTCATTTTCGACATGATCGGCGTGGACGATCGCTTCGGCGAGTCGGGAGGCCCGTGGGAGCTCATGCGCAAGCTGGGCCTCACGGCCGAGCACATCGCCCAGCGGGCGATGTCGCTGGTCAGCAAGCGGCACCAGCTGGCGAGCAAGTAG
- a CDS encoding aminotransferase class I/II-fold pyridoxal phosphate-dependent enzyme, which yields MTLLQAPKAVLAERLARLGTETAFSVSAEAAAHAAKGHKVYPFHLGDMNLATPPNIVEATIRAMRDGMTRYAPPAGIGQLREALAADLNKTHGTTYTGSNVAIQPGGKPVIGKFFLALMNPGDEVLYPNPGYPIYESQIEFHGGVAVPYGFVQGKDNFEIDFAGMEKKITPRTRFLVFNNLQNPTGAESSHEELARLAELVVRHDLKVLCDEAYFDIRYSGESESLVSFPGVAERAVILYTFSKKFAMTGWRLGAAVGPADWIAAIARLNVNDESCSNTFIQYGALEALQGDQSGAQGLLDVLRERRDKALAILAGTPGVSCFAANTTFYLFPDVTEAMANLGLDDYDRFRLAALEATGVSFCTRLHFGRALPGESRRFIRFAYSGIDADQIEEGLEGFRSFLAR from the coding sequence ATGACTTTGCTGCAAGCTCCGAAGGCCGTCCTCGCCGAACGTCTTGCCCGCCTGGGCACCGAGACGGCGTTCTCCGTCTCGGCCGAGGCCGCGGCGCACGCCGCCAAGGGCCACAAAGTCTATCCCTTCCACCTGGGCGACATGAACCTCGCGACGCCGCCAAACATCGTCGAGGCGACGATCAGGGCCATGCGCGACGGCATGACGCGCTACGCGCCGCCGGCCGGCATCGGGCAGCTACGGGAGGCCCTGGCGGCCGATCTCAACAAGACGCACGGCACGACGTACACAGGGTCCAACGTGGCGATCCAGCCAGGCGGCAAGCCGGTCATCGGCAAGTTCTTCCTCGCGCTGATGAATCCCGGCGACGAGGTCCTGTACCCGAATCCGGGCTACCCGATCTACGAGTCGCAAATCGAGTTCCACGGCGGCGTCGCGGTGCCTTACGGGTTCGTCCAGGGCAAGGACAACTTCGAGATAGACTTCGCGGGGATGGAGAAGAAAATCACGCCGCGCACGCGCTTCCTGGTGTTCAACAACCTCCAGAACCCCACCGGCGCCGAGTCCTCCCACGAGGAACTGGCGCGCCTGGCCGAACTGGTGGTGCGCCACGATCTCAAGGTCCTGTGCGACGAGGCGTACTTCGACATCCGCTACTCGGGCGAGTCGGAGTCCCTCGTGTCGTTCCCGGGCGTGGCCGAACGCGCCGTCATCCTCTACACGTTCTCCAAGAAGTTCGCGATGACCGGCTGGCGGCTGGGCGCCGCGGTGGGGCCCGCCGACTGGATCGCCGCCATCGCCCGACTAAACGTCAATGACGAGTCTTGCTCCAACACGTTCATCCAGTACGGGGCCCTGGAAGCCCTGCAGGGCGACCAGTCCGGCGCCCAGGGCCTGCTGGACGTCTTGCGGGAGCGGCGCGACAAGGCCCTCGCCATCCTGGCCGGGACGCCCGGCGTCAGCTGCTTCGCCGCCAACACCACGTTCTACCTATTCCCTGACGTCACCGAGGCCATGGCCAACCTGGGCCTGGACGATTACGATCGGTTCCGGCTGGCGGCCCTGGAGGCCACCGGGGTTTCGTTCTGCACGCGGCTGCATTTCGGGCGGGCACTGCCCGGAGAGTCGCGCCGCTTCATCCGCTTCGCCTATTCGGGCATCGACGCGGACCAGATAGAAGAAGGCCTGGAAGGGTTCCGCTCCTTCCTGGCGCGTTAG
- a CDS encoding aminotransferase class V-fold PLP-dependent enzyme has protein sequence MTSIYLDHAATSPIRPAARDAVLACWDLGPQNTGSSHSAGRAARARLWAAREQVAALVGARADQVVFTSGATEASNLAIRGLARVLPGRGGHAVSSRIEHSASRRAFEALATEGWSVSLLAPDSGGLLDPARAEDAFTAETKLLSVIGGHNELGTVQRLADLADLAHRRGALFHVDGVQAAGTRDLSAVPWDLLSLSAHKLGGPMGVGALVVRGDIHVGPLIVGGAQEGGIRPGTVAVALCAGFGAAAAAVVADRTAEAKRLADLRDRLAAAIRARFPAARPLGCWADRPDLALPHVLTLGFPGFQGDELVWVLDQQGVQASSSAACLGDARSHVMAAIGLPEETGVLRMSLGWSTTAQDLAAAIPRILAAIADLETLSPFARRRGPLEAKAAEAGLVLTPAHLSAAEAVYDFHSRESILPGKRYLSRVLGPGAQVDRLYPQGLATLARWLGIPVPSGGCRPSAV, from the coding sequence TTGACCTCGATCTACCTCGACCACGCCGCGACGTCGCCGATCCGACCCGCGGCGCGGGACGCGGTGCTGGCGTGCTGGGATCTGGGCCCCCAGAACACCGGCAGTTCGCATTCGGCCGGCCGCGCGGCCCGCGCGCGCCTATGGGCGGCCCGCGAGCAGGTGGCGGCCCTGGTGGGCGCCCGGGCCGATCAGGTGGTCTTCACGTCGGGCGCGACCGAGGCCTCGAACCTGGCCATCCGCGGGCTGGCCCGCGTCCTGCCCGGCCGCGGCGGGCACGCCGTCTCCAGCCGCATCGAGCACTCCGCCAGCCGGCGCGCCTTCGAGGCCCTGGCGACCGAAGGCTGGAGCGTCTCCCTGCTCGCTCCGGATTCCGGTGGCCTGCTGGATCCCGCGCGGGCCGAGGACGCGTTCACGGCCGAAACCAAGCTCCTGTCGGTCATCGGCGGCCACAACGAGCTGGGGACGGTGCAGCGCCTCGCCGACCTGGCCGACCTGGCCCATCGCCGCGGCGCGCTGTTCCACGTGGACGGCGTGCAGGCGGCCGGCACCCGCGACCTTTCGGCCGTGCCCTGGGATCTCCTGTCGCTCTCGGCCCACAAGCTGGGCGGGCCGATGGGCGTCGGCGCCCTGGTGGTCCGCGGGGACATCCACGTCGGCCCGCTGATCGTGGGCGGCGCCCAGGAAGGCGGGATCAGGCCGGGGACGGTCGCGGTCGCCCTGTGCGCCGGTTTCGGCGCGGCGGCCGCCGCGGTGGTCGCCGATCGGACCGCCGAGGCGAAGCGCCTGGCCGATCTTCGCGATCGGCTCGCGGCCGCCATCCGGGCGCGCTTTCCCGCGGCGCGGCCGCTGGGCTGCTGGGCCGACCGGCCCGACCTGGCCCTGCCGCACGTGCTGACCCTGGGCTTCCCGGGCTTCCAGGGCGACGAACTCGTGTGGGTTCTGGACCAGCAAGGCGTCCAGGCCTCGTCGTCGGCGGCGTGCCTGGGCGACGCACGCTCGCACGTGATGGCGGCGATCGGCCTTCCCGAGGAGACTGGCGTCCTGCGCATGTCGCTCGGCTGGTCCACCACCGCGCAGGACCTCGCGGCGGCAATACCGCGGATCCTGGCGGCAATCGCGGATCTAGAGACCCTGTCGCCGTTCGCCCGGCGCCGCGGCCCCCTGGAGGCCAAGGCCGCGGAAGCCGGCCTCGTGCTCACGCCCGCGCACCTCTCGGCCGCCGAGGCCGTTTACGACTTCCACAGCCGGGAGAGCATCCTCCCGGGAAAACGCTACCTGTCCCGGGTGCTCGGCCCGGGCGCCCAGGTCGATCGCCTTTACCCGCAGGGGCTGGCGACACTCGCCAGGTGGCTCGGCATCCCCGTTCCGAGCGGGGGGTGCCGGCCAAGCGCCGTTTGA
- a CDS encoding DUF169 domain-containing protein, with translation MSTATFPELYRRYMAAFGTPDLPEIAAVGVKFVKHGDAAPPQAAPLDMAYTWCYALKQAAKGEVPLVTKETIGCMMAGIALGLIDEQDPDPLPGWRQYSQNMGTPPTPRDYREGLVFGCAAAGRQDLALYGADDVGRYLSVDAAKKAYQGMPKVQPATTAAVVAFPPDPELATIEPDVVILALTPRETLRTIQGLTFQTGERFESSTLGVGGFSVDLTSYPYVTGKPNASFLCVGARVVARWEGGLNGLGLPWSYFQSAVAGMEASATGYPFPRYPG, from the coding sequence ATGAGCACTGCCACTTTTCCGGAACTCTACCGGCGCTACATGGCGGCCTTCGGCACGCCCGACCTGCCCGAAATCGCCGCGGTCGGCGTCAAGTTCGTGAAGCACGGCGACGCCGCGCCGCCGCAGGCCGCGCCGCTCGACATGGCCTACACCTGGTGCTACGCGCTCAAGCAGGCCGCCAAGGGCGAGGTGCCGCTGGTCACCAAGGAGACCATCGGCTGCATGATGGCCGGCATCGCATTGGGGCTCATCGACGAGCAGGATCCCGATCCCCTGCCGGGCTGGCGGCAGTACAGCCAGAACATGGGCACGCCGCCCACGCCCCGCGACTACCGGGAGGGCCTGGTGTTCGGCTGCGCGGCGGCCGGGCGCCAGGACCTGGCGCTCTACGGCGCCGACGACGTCGGGCGCTACCTGTCCGTGGACGCAGCGAAGAAGGCCTACCAGGGTATGCCCAAGGTGCAGCCGGCGACGACCGCGGCCGTCGTGGCGTTCCCGCCCGATCCCGAACTGGCGACAATCGAACCGGACGTGGTGATCCTCGCGCTCACCCCGCGCGAGACCCTGCGCACCATCCAGGGCCTCACCTTCCAGACCGGCGAGCGCTTCGAATCCTCCACGCTGGGCGTGGGCGGCTTCTCGGTCGATCTCACCAGCTATCCGTACGTCACCGGCAAGCCCAATGCCAGTTTCCTCTGCGTGGGGGCCCGCGTGGTGGCGCGCTGGGAAGGCGGCCTCAACGGGCTGGGACTGCCGTGGAGCTACTTCCAGTCGGCCGTCGCGGGCATGGAGGCCTCCGCCACGGGCTACCCGTTCCCCAGGTACCCCGGTTGA